In one Cervus canadensis isolate Bull #8, Minnesota chromosome 22, ASM1932006v1, whole genome shotgun sequence genomic region, the following are encoded:
- the JAGN1 gene encoding protein jagunal homolog 1 — MASRAGPRAAGTDGSDFQHRERVAMHYQMSVTLKYEIKKLIYVHLVIWLLLVAKMSVGHLRLLSHDQVAMPYQWEYPYLLSIVPSLLGLLSFPRNNISYLVLSMISMGLFSIAPLIYGSMEMFPAAQQLYRHGKAYRFLFGFSAVSVMYLVLVLAVQVHAWQLYYSKKLLDSWFTSTQEKKRK; from the exons ATGGCGTCTCGGGCAGGCCCGCGAGCGGCCGGCACTGACGGCAGCGACTTTCAGCATCGGGAGCGCGTCGCCATGCACTACCAGATGAG TGTGACCCTCAAGTATGAAATCAAGAAGCTGATCTACGTGCATCTGGTCATATGGCTGCTGCTGGTTGCCAAGATGAGTGTGGGACACCTGAGGCTCTTGTCTCATGATCAGGTGGCCATGCCCTATCAGTGGGAATACCCCTATTTGCTAAGCATTGTaccctccctcctgggcctcctctccttcccccgcaaCAACATTAGCTACCTGGTGCTCTCCATGATCAGTATGGGGCTCTTCTCCATTGCTCCCCTCATTTATGGCAGCATGGAGATGTTCCCTGCTGCACAACAGCTCTACCGCCATGGCAAGGCCTACCGCTTCCTCTTTGGTTTTTCCGCCGTCTCCGTCATGTATCTGGTGTTGGTGCTGGCGGTCCAAGTGCACGCCTGGCAGCTATACTACAGCAAGAAGCTCCTAGACTCTTGGTTCACGAGCACACAGGAGAAGAAGCGTAAATGA
- the CIDEC gene encoding cell death activator CIDE-3: protein MEYAMKSLSLLYPKSLSRYTAVSTSVVTQQQLSEPSAEASRARPCRVTTADRSVRKGIMAHSLEDLHVKVRDTLMLADKPFFLVLEEDGTTVETEEYFQSLADDTVFMVLHKGQKWQPPSEQSTRYQLALSRKPAKIDVARVTFDLYKVNPQDFIGCLNVKATLYGTYSLSYDLHCSGAKRIMTEALRWALFGMRATGHMLLGTSCYLQQLLDATERGQPPKGKATSLIPTSLKMLQ, encoded by the exons ATGGAATACGCCATGAAGTCCCTCAGCCTTCTCTACCCTAAGTCCCTCTCCAG GTACACGGCAGTGAGCACTTCGGTGGTGACCCAGCAGCAGCTGTCGGAGCCCAGTGCAGAGGCCTCCAGGGCCCGGCCCTGCAGAGTAACCACTGCTGACCGGAGTGTGAGGAAGGGCATCATGGCGCACAGTCTTGAAGACCTCCATGTCAAG GTCCGGgataccctgatgctggcagaCAAGCCTTTCTTTCTGGTGCTGGAGGAAGATGGCACAACTGTAGAGACAGAAGAGTATTTCCAATCCCTGGCAGATGACACCGTGTTCATGGTCCTCCACAAGGGGCAGAAATGGCAGCCCCCATCAGAACAG AGCACTAGGTACCAGCTCGCCCTCTCCCGCAAGCCTGCCAAGATCGATGTGGCCCGAGTAACCTTCGACCTATACAAGGTGAACCCACAGGACTTCATTGGCTGCCTGAACGTGAAGGCAACTCTCTATGGCACATACTCCCTCTCCTATGATCTGCACTGCTCCGGGGCCAAGCGCATCATGAC GGAAGCTCTCCGCTGGGCCCTCTTCGGCATGCGTGCCACAGGCCACATGCTGCTCGGCACCTCCTGTTACCTGCAGCAGCTCCTGGATGCCACAGAGCGGGGACAGCCCCCCAAGGGCAAAGCCACATCCCTCATCCCAACCAGTCTGAAGATGCTGCAGTGA